ATCCGGCCACGGGTCGGCGTCCCCTGCGGGAGCGCATCGGATGGGCTGCGCTCACGGTCGCGATCGTGATCGCCGTGCTCTTCGCGTTCCTCCCCTCGCCGTACGTGATCGAGCAGCCCGGGCCGGTGTACGACACCCTCGGCGTCGCCGAGAACGCCGACGCCGAAGAGGTGCCGCTCATCGAGATCCCCGATGAGACCACCTATCCCACCGATGGCGAACTCAACCTGCTCACGGTCTCTGTCGTGGGGCGCCCCGGGCAGACGCCGAGCTGGCTCGAGGTGCTCGCCGCCTGGTTCGACCGCACCCGCTCGGTCATCCCGCTCGAGGCGATCTTCCCGCCCGGCATCAGCAGTGAAGACCGCGACGCCCAGAACCAGGCCGCGATGGTCGATTCCCAGCAGGACGCCATCGCTGCGGCGCTCGTCGAGCTCGGCTACGACTTCCCGCGCGAGGTGACCGTCGCGGGCCTGCTCGACGGGTCGCCCGCCGACGGCATCCTCGAAGAGGGCGACGTCATCGTCAGCTTCGAGGGCACCGAGGTACACTCGATCAACGAGCTGCAGACGGCGGTGCGGGAGCACGGTGCCGATGAACCGGCGCAGATCGAGATCATTCGCGACGGCGGACCGCTCACCGTCGAGGTGACGCCCACCGTGCGCGACGACAGGGCCGTACTCGGCATCGGCGTGCGCATGGTCTACGAGTTCCCGATCGACGTCGAGTTGCAGCTCGACGACGTCGGAGGCCCGAGCGCGGGCATGATGTTCGCGCTCGGCATCGTCGACAAGCTCACGCCCGGGGCCATGACGGGCGGCGAGATCATCGCCGGCACGGGCACGATCGACTCGGCCGGCCGTGTCGGACCGATCGGCGGCATCCGTCAGAAGCTCTGGGGCGCGGAGGGCGCCGGCGCCGACTGGTTCCTGGCCCCCGAGTCGAACTGCGACGAAGTGAGCGGCAACGTGCCCGACGGCGTCACCGTCTTCGCGGTGGAGACCCTCGACCAGGCCCGTGCGATCGTCGAAGACGTCGCCGACGGCGAGCTGACGGGGTCGTACGCCTCCTGCCCTGCGTGACAGGCGATTCAAAGGAACTCGACCCTAGGATGGAATCCCGATCCCATCCCGACCGAACACGAGGCCGAGAGTGTCAGCACAGCCGCAAGAACCGAGGATCCAGCGCAGGCGCGCTCCGATCGCGATCACGATCGGCGTCGTCGCCGTGCTCGTCGTCGCGTTCTTCGCCTTCGCCGGCATCTACGCCGACGTGCTCTGGTACGACCAGCTCGGCTTCCTCTCGGTGCTCACCACCGAGTGGATCGCACGCATCGTGCTGTTCCTCATCGGTTTCGTGGCCATGGCGCTGCCCGTGTGGGGCTCCATCCAGATCGCCTACCGATCGCGGCCCGTCTACGCGAAGCTGAACTCGCAGCTCGACCGGTACCAAGAGGTCTTCGAGCCGCTGCGGCGGCTCGCGATGTACGGCATCCCGATCGTGCTCGGCATCTTCGCCGGCGTCTCGGCCTCGACGCGGTGGGAGGGCACGCTCGCGTGGCTGAACCGCACGCCGTTCGGCACGACCGACCCGCAGTTCGGATTCGACGTCGGCTTCTACGTGTTCGAGCTGCCGTTCTACCGATCGCTCGTGGGCTTCGCCTCGGCGGTCGTGCTGCTGTCGCTGCTGCTCGTGATCGCCACGAACTACCTCTACGGCGCCCTCCGGGTGAGCGGCCGCGAGGTCGTCATCTCGAAGTCGGCTCGCATCCAGATCGCCGTCACCGCCGGCATCTACCTGCTCCTGCAGGCCGTCAGCATCTGGCTCGACCAGTACGCGACCGTGACCGAGACGGGCTCGCTCATCACGGGCGCCTCCTACACCGACGTCAACGCGACGATTCCGGGCCGGGGCATCCTCGCGGCCATCGCGGCCGTCGTCGCCGTGCTCTTCTTCATCACGGCGATCATCGGGCGCTGGCGCCTGCCGCTCGTCGGCACGGCGCTGCTCGTGGTGTCGAGCCTCCTCATCGGTTCGCTCTACCCCTGGGTCATCCAGCGCTTCCAGGTCGACCCGAGCGCGCGTTCGCTCGAAGAGCCCTACATCCAGCGCAACATCGACCTCACCCGTGATGCGTACGGCATCGCCGACGTCGAGGAGATCCCGTTCGAGGCGAAGACCGATGCCGAGCAGGGCGCGCTGCGTGCCGATGCCGCGACGACTGCGAGCATCCGCCTCATGGACCCGCTCGTGATCGGCCCCGCGTTCCAGCAGCTCGAGCAGTTCCGCCAGTACTACCAGTTCCCGTCGGCCCTCGACGTCGACCGTTACGAGATCGACGGCGCCTCGCAAGACACCGTCGTGGCGGTGCGCGATGTGGACCTCTCCGGCCTCGGCGACGCCGAGACCTGGTTCAACTCGCACCTCGTCTACACGCACGGCTACGGTCTCGTCGCCGCGGCGGGCAACCAGCGCTCGGTCGACGGGCAGCCGGTGTTCCTCCAGTCGGGCATCCCGTCGTCGGGCGTGCTCGGGGACTTCCAGCCGCGCGTGTACTTCGGCGAGAACTCGCCGGCCTACTCGATCGTCGGTGCGCCGAAGGATGCGAAGCCGATCGAGCTCGACTACCCGTCGGGCTCCGAGGGTGCCGACCAGACGCAGACGACCTTCGAGGGCGACGGCGGTCCGAAGCTCGACAACGCCTTCACGAAGCTCGTCTACGCACTGAAGTTCCAGTCCGAGCAGATCTTCCTCTCCGACCAGGTCACGACCGACTCGCAGATCCTCTACGACCGTGACCCCGTCGAGCGCGTGCAGAAGGTCGCACCGTACCTGAGGCTCGACACCGACACCTACCCGTCGGTCGTCGACGGCAAGGTCGTGTGGATCGTCGACGGATACACGCTCTCCGATCAGTACCCCTACTCC
The sequence above is a segment of the Agromyces hippuratus genome. Coding sequences within it:
- a CDS encoding YlbL family protein yields the protein MSIFDDETPVSEDSGWTSDPATGRRPLRERIGWAALTVAIVIAVLFAFLPSPYVIEQPGPVYDTLGVAENADAEEVPLIEIPDETTYPTDGELNLLTVSVVGRPGQTPSWLEVLAAWFDRTRSVIPLEAIFPPGISSEDRDAQNQAAMVDSQQDAIAAALVELGYDFPREVTVAGLLDGSPADGILEEGDVIVSFEGTEVHSINELQTAVREHGADEPAQIEIIRDGGPLTVEVTPTVRDDRAVLGIGVRMVYEFPIDVELQLDDVGGPSAGMMFALGIVDKLTPGAMTGGEIIAGTGTIDSAGRVGPIGGIRQKLWGAEGAGADWFLAPESNCDEVSGNVPDGVTVFAVETLDQARAIVEDVADGELTGSYASCPA
- a CDS encoding UPF0182 family membrane protein, encoding MSAQPQEPRIQRRRAPIAITIGVVAVLVVAFFAFAGIYADVLWYDQLGFLSVLTTEWIARIVLFLIGFVAMALPVWGSIQIAYRSRPVYAKLNSQLDRYQEVFEPLRRLAMYGIPIVLGIFAGVSASTRWEGTLAWLNRTPFGTTDPQFGFDVGFYVFELPFYRSLVGFASAVVLLSLLLVIATNYLYGALRVSGREVVISKSARIQIAVTAGIYLLLQAVSIWLDQYATVTETGSLITGASYTDVNATIPGRGILAAIAAVVAVLFFITAIIGRWRLPLVGTALLVVSSLLIGSLYPWVIQRFQVDPSARSLEEPYIQRNIDLTRDAYGIADVEEIPFEAKTDAEQGALRADAATTASIRLMDPLVIGPAFQQLEQFRQYYQFPSALDVDRYEIDGASQDTVVAVRDVDLSGLGDAETWFNSHLVYTHGYGLVAAAGNQRSVDGQPVFLQSGIPSSGVLGDFQPRVYFGENSPAYSIVGAPKDAKPIELDYPSGSEGADQTQTTFEGDGGPKLDNAFTKLVYALKFQSEQIFLSDQVTTDSQILYDRDPVERVQKVAPYLRLDTDTYPSVVDGKVVWIVDGYTLSDQYPYSNKVSMSEAIADSETQAPTLAFDDVNYIRNSVKATVDAYDGTVTLYAWDEEDPILQTWQKVFPTTIEPMSKMSGDLMAHVRYPSDLFKVQREVLGRYHVTEAIPFYSREDAWTTPKDPTADTGSTLLQPPYYLTMQMPGQDEPSYSLYSTFIPEARGEQSRNVLRGYLAVDADAGATDGERADGYGKLRLLTLPEDDNVPGPGQVQAKFNSDPTVSQSLNLLKQGQSNVINGNLLTVPVGGGLLYVQPVYVESTGNTSYPLLQKVLVAFGDQIAFQDTLDLALDVLFGGDSGADAGDNEVDPGATPPPAEEGGEGEETPAAPSDEVQALLNQASQALKNKQAALAAGDWAAYGAA